Genomic DNA from Flavobacteriales bacterium:
ATTTCTTGAGGGAAACTTGGCAACATCCAAAAAGCATGCCATATACCAACAGCATTATCCAATTTAATAGAAGCTTCTACCTTTCCGTAAGTAAAATCAAATTTGTTCTTGGTGTTTATCCTAGCAGAAGTGTAATTTTTGGTTTGATTAGAACCGCATGGGTCTGAATATAATACGAATTCAGCTTTGGATTCAATTTGCAAAAAATCATTATCTACGATTGTAGCATTTTCTTTTTTATAGTATTGATCTTCAAAATTTCCCCATCCGTTAAGGTTAACACTGTACTGACAACCCGTACCTATTTCGAAATTCCATTTGGCTTCGTCTATGCTTTCTCCTTGAAAATTATCTTCAAAAACTAAAGTATAGTCTGGGTTATTATAAACAGTTTGCTCACACGACCACAAGAATAAAAGGATAAATATGTAGCTTAAGTACTTCATTGTTTGACTAATTTCATTTCATAAATTACCATTGAGCCCCCATTTTCATTACCAACAAATTGAAACTGCTTCATTCTATCTAAAACAAATTGCTTTTCTATTAATTCAAAATCTGAAAGCGGAATGTTCAATGTTGAAACACTATCGTTTTGGTTTTCGATAATGTAATCTTTAGCTGCTAACTCTGAGCTTTTACCTGTGTAATCTTCCAAAATGATTTTGAAAGGAGAAAAATCAGAAGATAGTTCGATTTGTAAAGCCGTTTGTTGGACTATACCTCTCAAATTGAAAGCATACCAATTGTGCCAATTAAAACCCCAACGGTTATAAAACTTACACGAGTTCCATTGCCAATGAATTTGACTGTCTTTCTCCATCAAGCTATGGCAATCGTTGGATCCGATATTCCATGCTAACTCCTGAAAGTTCGAGGGATAAATAGTTTGATTAGGATTTCCTCTAGGCCTCATATCCTCTACATCAGCTAACATTTGTGTGTAGTCTTGGTCAGAAAAGGGCACTAGTTTGATATCATCAAGGTAAACTTTTCCAGCTCCTTCTAGCTGGATAATCATTTGCTTAATGTTGGTGGGGTCTACACCTTGATAGGTGAAGT
This window encodes:
- a CDS encoding glycoside hydrolase family 16 protein; this translates as MKYLSYIFILLFLWSCEQTVYNNPDYTLVFEDNFQGESIDEAKWNFEIGTGCQYSVNLNGWGNFEDQYYKKENATIVDNDFLQIESKAEFVLYSDPCGSNQTKNYTSARINTKNKFDFTYGKVEASIKLDNAVGIWHAFWMLPSFPQEIWPFSGEIDILEFANNNNDIFYAGTMHHTGPLIGTDIPYTNLNYFNEFHTYSVEWDLSTVKWYVDDVLVQTVVRTSDSVLDNNWPFDKEFHIILNTAVGGTLGGTPNLNGETHHMLVDYVRVYQKLSN